In the Candidatus Latescibacterota bacterium genome, one interval contains:
- a CDS encoding DUF4062 domain-containing protein, protein MEKHYQIFLSSTYEDLKKERLEVIRALLELNCIPCGMEYFPATDDDQWSYIKKII, encoded by the coding sequence TTGGAAAAACATTATCAAATATTTTTAAGCTCGACCTATGAAGACCTCAAAAAAGAGCGATTAGAAGTTATACGAGCCCTCCTTGAGTTAAATTGTATTCCATGTGGAATGGAATATTTTCCTGCGACTGATGATGATCAGTGGTCCTACATTAAAAAAATAATATAA